The DNA sequence CTACAATTCTACTTCTTTAACTTacattatgattattattatttttaattttgacaacGATAGAGTTTCAAGGCAACAAATTGTTTAAGAAAGAAACCATATCATCACAAAATAGTTTGCCAATATTTTGCAAACATCCCTCGAGTAGTTTTGCTTGTCTCCGTCTTGGGCAGTTTACGCCGAACACATGTCGTCTTGCGCGAACTAAAAAAACGTGTAGATTTTCACTTGCCGAAGTGTCAATTCAAGGCGTtaactaaaaattaattcatgttTTGGCGCACGTTGTCTAATATTTGGGATTATTTACCCCACGTTCatgtttaattatttattttcgttCTAATTTAAGGCAATTTTATTATTGCACATTACAAGGAAGCAATAATTACAGCTTGAGGAAAAACTTATAAATAACCAAAATGATTTGTCGCAGTCGGCTGGGAGGTTTTTTTGGTCACCGGAAGTGAAAGTTTTAGTGTCATTTGCGTCAGTGGAAACTTAACACGTGAGCTTTATAAAGATGGCGGCGTAAGCATTTGAGGTCAGATTGGGTTGACTTGCGGGAGAGAAGGACTTCCTACAGATCTGACAAAGCCATTTGGAcgttaatttttgatccaaagaaTGGCTGAAGATCTCAAAAAGGACTCAGTTAAGGCAGTCGTCTCTGAAGTAACCGATTCGCCAAGGCTGTTGATAAATGGTAAAGAATTCGCTACCTCTTCGGATCACGATGTCGCCGGTTCGTCCCATTCAGAAGATGAAGGGGATCGCAAGTATACACACTCTCCCATTGATTCTCACTCCGATAACGACTTTAAAGATGGAACCGAACCTTTTCATCCCCCCAGCTCGGAGTTATCGGAGAAAATCGTTTCGCAAGTCGAGTTTTACTTGAGCGATGAAAATTTAGCAAAAGATGCTTTTCTTCTAAAACACGTTCGTCGCAACAAAGAGGGTTACGTCAATTTAAAGCTTGTAACGTCTTTCAAGAAAGTGAAAACGCTCACTAAAGACTACAGAGTAGTTGCTGAGGCATTGGAGACGTCGAAAACGCTATCAATGAATTCAGAAAAGACgaaagttaaaagaaacacTCCTTTACCTTCCGAGCTTCTAGAACGTAACCCAGGAAGAACAGTCATTGTGACAGGTCTTGAGAATCCTTCAATGGAAAACGTAAGCGAAACTTTCTCAAAATGTGGTGAGATTGAATTAATTCGCATCGTTCGACCAGGGAAATCTTTCCCTTCGGATCTGAAGGTGCATTTCACGAAACATCCCGAGCTTGAGACAGAAATATGCGCTGTGGTTGCCTTCGAAACAATGGCCGCAGCTGCCCGGGCTTGTAGCGAAATGTCGAAAGAGGGAGGAATGAAGGTGGTCGAACTTGGCAAGCAAGGAGCTAGAAAGGAGAAGTCAAAGACCAAATCGAAGtcgaaagaaaaaggaagtgaTGTCGCTAGAGAAtctgatgatgaaaatgacgAGTCGACCAAGAAACGCCGgaatagaaagaaaaacaagagatTACAGGAACTAATCGGCAAGAATTCGGATGACGGCTTTTCAAGTTCGTGTTCGTCAGATACAGATAACTCTTACTCTTCATTTAGCAGTTGCCGCCGTCGCCATAACAGTGGAGGCAACCATACCCCTGATCGTAGTGGATCCCCTGTAGGGGGGACCCCGAGTCCAAGACCTCTAAGTGTTGGAGGTCGAAGGTCTCCTCAGAGTAGTCCAGAACTCTCTAGGAAGTTGGTTAACATCAATGTAAAGGAGGGCAGTAGCAGCGCACCAAATAGCCCTTGGTCGCAGCGCCGTAAGTTTGGATCACCTAACAGTAACCATTCACCGAACAAAAGTCCCCTGGTGGACTCCACCAGTCCCCGTCACCGAATGATCCAATTAGAAGGGGTGGAGAGGCTTCCCAAGGGCCCTGATGGTACCAAAGGGTTTAGTGGTCTTGGAAGAGGCAGGCCTCTTGTCACTGTTGCTTGagacatttttctttatttatttattaataattaaagtaAAAATTAGGGGCATGTGTAACACAGTTTATCTCATGGATTCCAAGTCAAATAGAACAGATTTGACTTTAGTTCCAATTGAAGTATGGGATATTcttgttgcaaaaaaaattaatttttatgcaaaaatgCAGGGAAACCTTTTGTGTCTGTGAGGTGGTGATAACCCCTCAACAGCAAAgttagtgtttgtgaaataaCTGATATTTCTCTTTACATAATGTTTAGAATTTGCTTTCTGTAGATGGTAAATATCCATTCTTGGAAATTTCATTACTGCAAGTGCATTCCATGGTGTCCATGCTAATGTGTGAAAGTTTGCGTAGGTTGCAAAACATGACCAAATTTACATGATTAGTGCTGCCTAAAATTttgcacaaagaaaaacagcaacaactgcaaaaaagcATTGAGGGCCACAAGATGAAAAACCAGAGGAAaacattatttgcatttggTAAAGTTAAGgtgcaatattattattgttgctaGACAGCCAAGATAACAAAAACtcaccaataataattattattcctattatgaatacaaattattatttgtctttttttttttgtatgacATACCTTCAAAGtgtaattttttggttttaatcAATTATTAGACCTTAATGATAGCTAAGCATAGAAAACTTAATCTgagacaataacaaaaatctTAACTGTTAACCTTACAGAATTAAACTAACATTTTGTCTTCAATttcaaagtttaaattttaaactatttttgtttataagaatttgtttttttaacattaccTTTGGTAGTTGtatctttctttttaatcttaaataatttatttatatatttaatttAGACATTTACACACCATAAAATATCTTGTTGTCTCCTTTTTAATAGTATTTTGTATTCGTGTGAGGTGCTCTGAACAATGTTATTGTTAGTTACAGTATCACTTCATGCCTATGTGTCCATGACGTAGGTGGAGATTTTGCTCTATGCCTAATACTGAAGGATGCAACTTTGAAGATTGCCTGTGTTTGTACTTGATCTGTACAAATTATATGTGCTGACataacaagagaaaaactatttaaaacattgttGCTGGAGCAAATGACTGTACATAAGACACACCTCAATAGCTACAGGAATAGTTCAGATTTTGGCAAAATTTCTTTGCCATATTTTTCAGCTAGGGTTAGGGTTTGTTGAAAAAGTGCCAAATCTTGGGTCATGTATAACAATTTAAGGTATTTCTGACAAATGGACCTTCACATTCATCTCTAATGTTTTGATTTCTGTCCTCCAATCTGTTTTTATTCAATAAATGGCTTTTGATACTGCTCTGATTGTACAGTTGTTTGTGTAAAGTTTACAGGTCAATTGAAattgacaaagaaaagcacTAGCGTTTAAGTTATATTCTTTTACATGTAAAAGCAATATTGGAATTCATTGTTGCTCTCTGCTTATGGACAGTCTTAGAATAACATCATTAATTTAGAGAAAGGAACATGTAGGCAAAAATCAGAAAGCAGTTTTCACTTTGTCAGAACTCGGTCTGATTTAAGCTACATTTTGCAACAGGACTTTTAGGTGTACTTAATTTTGTAATACATACATGAAAGTAGAACATTGAAAAGATATAATACAAGTGGTTTTGTTGACGAAGTAATGTGGATTATTTTTATGTGTATTTATGTATATACTGTATGCTTTGATTCGCTTGTATCAAGATTCTTTGGGAAGGTAAAATTAAACCAGTAAAACCTGATGTCTTGGGAAGTTTGTTGTTAgttagtaaaaaaaattaaactgtGCCATCATAAAAATGACTAAAACTTGGGAGAACGTAGGACATCTCTGTTGCTCTCATCCCAAACAGTTGTCACTAAAACACAAAACGTTTGGTGTTAAGGCCTCAAAAGActcaatttgaaacaaaaaataaaccaaGTCATGGTCAAGTGGCAATGGAGCTGTTCAAATTGCTATTTTGGTAAACACATCAATAATTTAAtgtagggcgtgaagtttcccggtgttgtggctgtcctttgtgttgtttcttCTGGGTTGGTGCTTCACATAGGGATAACCTCATGCACCTTTCCcccttggacagaaatgtccaagaaaaatggcTATGCTAAGCTATGCTAATTTGAACTGGCCATCAACAAAAAGCGTTTTcatataaaatacaaatgtaaTCTATGAACTTCATACTATAACCCCATGAAGCAACAtgtttgacaaaattaattagcAAAGTGGAAATGTCATAAACTGGGTTAAAAACTGAGAATGTGTGCATAACATGGTCTAAAAAGTTGATAATAATTTCTGTCTTTTCAAACACGGTGCTTCAATACAAATGATCTGGGAGACTGCAAGAACTAACTTTCAGGAATTTAAGTGATGAGAAAAACTTGGCAGAATCAACACTGATTTCTAAGGACATGGGGCACAAAACAATCATTAATTTAAAACCAACCATTTTAATTCAAAACTCTTGCCTCAAACTTAATCATAAGCACTAACAAACTACTattgcattttgaaatgaccccttaaaaaattattgtactgACCTTATCTGTGGCTGTTAAATTTGGTGTGGAAAAccaacaaatttaaattactctagaaaaattacatttgctaattacaataatattacaatGGTCAACACTTTGCAAACTTCTCCAGTATACAATTTCTTAAATAATCATTTACAAAGAATTCTTTGGCAGAAAGAGTTCCCTCATCAAAACATGTTGTACAAATAGTTACAACTtacttcaaaacaaatttagtAAATACATTCCTCAACCTCACTCATAAATCTTGGCAGCTTTGACTGTGAAGAATTGGAAATGCCTGCACTTCCAACCCTCAATGAATTTCCCCgtcgattttttttctcattttttagcttttaatACTCCCAACCAATTTTGAATTCCACAATAAATAGCTTAATAAGCAATtatttgaaactgaaaataggTATCTATGGTTTGCCTTAAGGTGCCATACAAATTATACACATTTTCTTGGTTCATTAAAAGACTTTACAATACTTACATTTAGAAAAAGCTATTCTTTGTTTAAAAACTAAGGATTTCAAAGTTAATAAATACAGTATGTAACCTCTCTTACAAAGAGCAATCGTGAATAATTATAGCTAAAAGACTTGCAGATTTGTATCAATTCACCTGCATGCAAACTTTATTTGTTACAGATACTATTCACCGTACTTGTTACTGGAagtaatagggagtttaagcaacaaCAATCATGGTAAGAGAAATGacgaaaacaatgaaatgattgAATCATGCTGCAGGTATGGCACACACTATATTTTTTGCCAAGCACTTACGCAGCGCTTACACCAGTCTATCTGCAGAATACTTTGTCGACAATATAAATATGAGCAAATATCTTCATTATCAAGAGAAACTTTCATTTATGTGGCTATTGCTGCTGTTTAAACTTcctaaaatattttgtgtaCTCTTTAACAGctattttaaattgaaaactaaCATCAAAATATCATAAGCCCAGGAAAGACAaaggcaaaaccaaaagaGAAATGTCCATGTTCCCTGTGCTTAGCGTTGATTGTCTTTGCTTTGTGGATGATTGGCTCATTAAATAATTGACTTTGTATCTTTGGGTGGCTAATAGGATCAAATAATttgtgctatttttttttacaacaagACTAAATAAATGATCTTAAATCTAATGAAACTGTCGATAATTGGCCCTTGCTTGGTTTTAAGACTTGAAGTGAAAAACTGAACCAGCAGTAATCACTTCAGTCATTAACTTCTCTTAAAAGTAAACAGGATGACATGGAAAAGCGATGACATTCTCCTTGCACATACAGAAAGGCAGTATCCAAGAAACCACTAGGTTGCTAAAAAACCTTACTCAACAGACAATTCAACTCGGTCTGACTTTAGCTACTACTTTAGTTTGTAATACTCAACAGGCCTCCGTTGTTCAAACACTGGAATGAGCTTTCCAGAAGATACATCACTATCAATGCGATAAATActaccaaaacctattgatCGAGTTATCCAGTAAAAAGTGTTATCCAGCCTTTGAATAACTGGGGCCAGAAAGAGTAGAATCTCGCAAAGAAGTACCATGATCATAGCAAATGTCAATATATGTGGTAACaatattagagagcttaagcaaaaaCCACTGCAACAGCAAAGACAACACCAGGAAACAATGCTCTGGGTGAATGCAGAAAAATAATCCTGCTGCACGAGTGGAGTGCACTTTAGTAGAATCCTTTGATGCAGTCTGTCAAACGACAacttgaaatttccaaatttatagTTTTAACAATAACAGGAACACACAACTAcgaatctttcattctctctaTTTAATACTATGAAGCTCCTACCAGTCCACCAGCACCGTAATTTGTCACCATAAAGAATGCaggcaaaaagaaataatcgCTTAATAGTCACCGCTGCacaaatgttaattttaaagaaaagtttcatttGCTGGAGCCATCAtggctgcttaagctccccatTATCTAGTGCAAAGAACTGATTACCGAAGcttcagttgttcaaaaggagAATAAgtaattaatattgttaataatatGGATAGAGTTCTCTTGGTAGGGATAGGAAGGTGCTATAAGGGCCAGCAGGTACGACTGGAGTCTGGGTATTTATTACGTATATTACACTAACGAGATTATGAACagtttctatttttcaaatttgtacACAAACATTGTCATCAAGGAAAGAACAGTTTCTGCCCAAACGCTCTTCAAGGTCAACTTCCAGCTTCTTAAGTGTCTGTCGCACCTATGAAAAGTAAGAgagttatttcatttttcatcttcGTTAAGTCTTAAGGAGGGGATTGTGAAGTGTTAAGTTTGCAAACAAACTGCACAGCCACATCgttggggaagtgaaacaaaagcaTTTGCTCTACACGAGGAAAGGCTGATGCTGAAAATGTCAACTTTGTAAGCTCTATATAGTGGCAATATGACCTACCGGTATATGACATTGTCTGAAGTATCAAATTTTCCCATaagttaattatttattttacctATTCAGTGTTTTAAGGAGGACAAAGGCGACCAGAAGAACACATTTCATTCTCAATAAAATAAGGTCCTCATACAAAAATCTacataacaacaaaaatacatCAATTAAATTatgttgaacaaaaaaatgaacataCACATACCTGAGTCATAGCATTTAAATTAGCAGCTAGTATTGTTTTAAACCTGTGGGGAACAATGTAACAGAAAAAAGGTAATTCTTACAGTATTTAGCATTTGGTgacaattgcaggggtgcctggagaaaagcctaaagtgacttctgataaattaccagattctccttccaaatttccttgtattcagttgtgaatgatgaggagaatttgacattgcatcaaaagtcacttaaggccttattccacacaccccttcaattattggCTGAAATGGGATTGGAATTCCCATAAATCTTACTTTTACATGCATAATATAAGCCACTTTATCCTTGGAATTTCCCATAAATTTTACCTTTACATCTATCACCACAATTAATATTAATGGAAGCAGGAGACATTCTGACTGTTGTGTGCCAATATTACAACGACATGAGATGGCTTAATTATTCCAACAAACTGCTCATAGTACAATGAGggtttcagcaaaaaaaaaagaatgcaaagaaaattactcCATGTAAACATTGCTTTTAGTGTTCTGAGGTCATGGTaacttaaaacaataataataatatt is a window from the Acropora palmata chromosome 1, jaAcrPala1.3, whole genome shotgun sequence genome containing:
- the LOC141886775 gene encoding la-related protein 6-like, whose protein sequence is MAEDLKKDSVKAVVSEVTDSPRLLINGKEFATSSDHDVAGSSHSEDEGDRKYTHSPIDSHSDNDFKDGTEPFHPPSSELSEKIVSQVEFYLSDENLAKDAFLLKHVRRNKEGYVNLKLVTSFKKVKTLTKDYRVVAEALETSKTLSMNSEKTKVKRNTPLPSELLERNPGRTVIVTGLENPSMENVSETFSKCGEIELIRIVRPGKSFPSDLKVHFTKHPELETEICAVVAFETMAAAARACSEMSKEGGMKVVELGKQGARKEKSKTKSKSKEKGSDVARESDDENDESTKKRRNRKKNKRLQELIGKNSDDGFSSSCSSDTDNSYSSFSSCRRRHNSGGNHTPDRSGSPVGGTPSPRPLSVGGRRSPQSSPELSRKLVNINVKEGSSSAPNSPWSQRRKFGSPNSNHSPNKSPLVDSTSPRHRMIQLEGVERLPKGPDGTKGFSGLGRGRPLVTVA